CGTAGATCGGGAACATGACGAGGCTCGACTGCACGCTCATCATCGAGCGGTAGCCGGAGTCGACCCGCTCCACCTCTCGTGCGACGAGGCCGTAGGACACGTAGCCCGCACCGGCGCAGCCATAGTCCTCGGGCAGGGTCACGCCGAGCAGGCCCTGCTCGCCCATCTCGCGGAAAATCGCCGGGTCGGTATGCTCGTTGGCAAACGCGTCGATCACGCGGGGCTGGAGGCGATCCTGCGCAAAGGCGCGCGCGGCATCGCGGATCATCCGCTCGTCGTCGGTCAGGAGCCCCTCGAGCCCCAGCGCGTCTTCCCAATCGAACCGGACCATTCCCGCCATATGCCTTGTCTCCTTCGGCGGCCGGTAATTGCACCGACCGCCCACTTCATCAACCGATTAAGGAGCACTGACAGGAAATTACGCCGACTTTTTGCTACGATCCATCGGTAACGAGCGTTCCTCCGTCCACCACCAGGTTGTGCCCGGTAACGAAGCCGCCGGCCGGCGAGGCAAGGAACACCGCCGCACCCGCGACCTCCGCGGGCGTTCCGGGGCGGCGCAGCGGGGTCATCGACATGCGGCGCGCCATGAAGCCCTCGTCAGCCAGCAGAGGGCCGGACAATTCGGTCGCGATGAACCCCGGCGAAACCGCATTGACCCGGACGGCCCGTGGTCCCCACTCCACCGCAAGGTTGCGCGCAAGCTGGGCGACGCCTGCCTTGGCGAGGGCATAGGCATTGATCCGGCCATTGCCGCGCAGGGCTGACAGGCTCGCCACCAGAATGGCTGCGCCGCCCCCGCCCGCCGCGATGTGCGGCAGGGCAAGGTTGCACATCACGACCTGGCTGCGCAGGTTGATCGCCATGACGCGTGCGTAATCGTCCATGTCGATCTCGGCGAAGGGGCCCGCCTTGCCGGTGATCCCCGCGTTGCAAACCAGCACGTCGAGCCGCCCCAGCGAAGCAAGCGAAAACTCGACAAGGGCGGCAAGCTGAAGGTCATCGGCAACGTCGCAGGCGCAGCCGGGCATGCCAAGCTCCGCCGCCACGCGCGCGGTATCGGCCGCATCCTCGCTGGAAATCACGACCCGCGCGCCGGCCGCGACAAGCGCCTCGGCAATCGCGCGGCCGATCCCGCGCGTGGAGCCGGTGACGATCGCGGCCTTGCCGGAAAGGTCGAACAGCGCGTTCATTTGTGGTCCGGCTTGTCCTCGGGCAGCGGTTGCCCGTTGTGGAGATAAGCTGGCGCCTCGATCAGGATGAAGGCGATGCGGCAGGGCTTGTCGGTGGTGTTGCGCCAGAGATGGTTCGTGCCGCGCTGGACGATGATCCCGCCCTGCCGAACGGTCCGCTTCGCACCGTCATCCAGTTCCAGCTCGATCTCGCCTTCGAGGACGATACCGTAATCGATGGAATTGGTGCGGTGCATCGGACTTTCCTTGCCCGGCAGCATGTCGACCACGCGGATCACCGATCCGCCATCCAGCGTGAGGCCCGCTTCGCGCTGGCGACCGTCGGTCTCGTCGTTGTTGTCGGCCGGAACCGTTGCCGTCGTCCAGACGAGCAGGAACGAGGCATCGCCCGAAGGGATCATCCGGGTCGGCGTCACGTCCTCGGACTTGAACACGGCGCGGCCATGCGCGTCATGGCCGGTCACGACGCGCTGGACCGGGGGGAGGCCGGAATCGGAAAGGGCTTCGCTCATGCCTTCACTACCTTCTGCTCGATGGCGCCGAACGGGGCGCGTCCGCTTGCGTCGACCGCTTCCATGCGAACGGTATCGCCGAACCGCATGAATTCCGTCTTCGGTTCGCCAAGATCGATGACTTCGATCCCGCGCCGTTCGGCGATGCACGACGATCCGATCTCGCGGAAATTGGCGTTGGATACGGTGCCCGATCCGATCACCGTGCCAGCGACGAGATCGCGCGTGCGGGCGGCGTGGGCGACGAGTTCGTGGAAGCCATGACCCATCGGCTCGCCATTGGCGGCGCCAAAGCGCCGGCCGTTCCAGTCGACCTCGAGATCGAGGCACACGCGCCCGTTGTGCCAGCTATCGCCCAGTTCCTCGGGCGTCACGGCGAAGGGCGCCATGCCGCACGGGGGCTTGGCCTGGACCCATCCGAAGCCGGTCTTCATTTCCGGCCCGGCAAGGGTGCGCAACGACCAGTCGTTGATCTGGACGACAAGGCGGATGTGGCCCATTGCGTCCGCCGCGCTCGTGCCCATCGGCACCGCATCGACGATCACGCCGAACTCGCCCTCGAAATCGATCCCCAGCGCCTCGTCGGGGAACTTTACGTCGTCGGTCGGACCATAGAACCTGTCGGATGTGCCCTGGTACATCAGCGGCACGTCGGTCCTCGGCTTGGTGATGCCAAGCACCGCGTCCATCAGGTCGCCATGGCTCTGGAACGCGGAGCCATCGAGCCACTGCCAGGCGCGCGGCAGCGGGGCCATGACCTGCGCTGGATCGAGGACATCGGGAAACGCCGCGATGGCGCGCAAGGCCGGTTCGACCTCAACCCAATCCTCGAGCGCCTGCTGCAACGTCGTGACGGGCGCGGGGGCACATGCCGTGCCATCGGGCGAGACGACGACAAGCCGTCCGTCCTTCGTTCCATCGCGCAAGGTTGCCAGGCGCATAGTGCTCTCTTCTCCCGAAATGCTTCGCGATCCTGCCGTTAGGCAGCGGCCCTGAACAGGACAAAGGCATTCGATCGATAGGCTCGCATCGATACAATGCGATGGTCGGTGCGGGCACCGTGATGCAAGGGCGGGGGCAATTGCCAACAACCTTGCGGGGAGACACATGGCCATCTGGCTCAAGCGCGGCGCGGCTGCGGACGTGAAGGCTCAAAGCGACCGGAAGGTCCGCGACATCGTGGAAGCGGCGCTGGCCGACATCGAGCAGCGGGGCGACGATGCCGTGCGCGAGATGAGCGTGAAGTTCGATGGCTGGGACCGCGACGACTATCGCCTCTCCCAGGCAGAGATCGATGCGGCGGTCGACAGCCTGAGCCCGCAGGAACGCAAGGACATCGAATTCGCGCAGGCGCAGGTGCGCAACTTCGCGCAGATCCAGCGCGAAAGCGTGAAGGACGTCGAGGTGGAAACCATGCCCGGCGTCGTCCTCGGCCACCGGAACGTGCCGATCCAGGCGGCCGGCTGCTATGTCCCGGGCGGCAAGTATCCGCTGCTCGCCTCGGCGCACATGTCGGTCATCACTGCCAAGGTCGCGGGCGTGCCGCGCGTGATCACTTGCGCGCCGCCCTTCCAGGGCAAGCCCGCGCGCGCCATCGTCGCCGCGCAGGCCATGGCCGGGGCCGACGCGATCTACGCGCTGGGCGGCATCCAGGCGATCGGCGCGATGGCCATCGGCACGCAGAGCATCGATCCGGTCGATATCCTTGTCGGCCCGGGCAACGCATTCGTCGCAGAGGCCAAGCGCCAGCTTTTCGGCCGCGTCGGCATAGACCTCTTCGCCGGCCCCACCGAAACGCTCATCATTGCCGACGAGATCGGCTGCGATCCCGAAATGGCCGCGACCGACATCCTTGGCCAGGTAGAGCACGGACCGGACAGCCCCGGCGTACTGCTGACAAATTCGGAAAAGCTCGCCCGCGAAACGATGGCCGAGATAGAGCGCCTGCTCCGGATCCTGCCCACCGCCGACCATGCACGCAAGGCATGGGAAACCTTCGGCGAGGTGATCGTGGCCGAAAGCTACGAGGAAATGGTCCGCATCGCCGACGACATCGCCAGCGAGCACGTACAGGTGATGACCGCCGACCCCGATTACTTCCTGAACAACATGACCAATTATGGCGCGCTGTTCCTCGGGCCCCGAACCAACGTTTCCTTCGGCGACAAGGTGATCGGCACAAACCACACGCTGCCGACGAAAAAGGCGGCACGCTATACCGGGGGTCTGTGGGTCGGCAAGTTCCTCAAGACCTGCACCTACCAGAAGGTCCTGACCGACGAGGCATCGGCGCTGGTGGGCGAATATTGCAGCCGCCTCTGCGCACTGGAAGGCTTTGCGGGACACGGTGAACAGGCCAACCTGCGCGTGCGCCGCTATGGCGGGCGCAACGTCCCCTATGCCGGACAGGCGGAGCCGAGCGAGCTGACGCGGGCATGACCGCCCTGCCCCGCACGCCCTCGTTCCGGCTCGACGGACGGCGCGCACTGGTGACAGGCGCGGGCCGGGGTATCGGGCTGGCGATGGCCACCGCCCTGGCCGAGGCCGGTGCGGCGGTCACGCTCGTGGCTCGCTCTGCGGGCGAGATCGAGGCAGCGGCGGCGGCGATCGGCAATGGCGCTGTGGCCGCAACGCTCGACGTTTCGGACCTCGATGCGGTTGCCGCTTTCTTCACGGCGCGCGAGCCGTTCCACGTGCTTGTCAACAACGCCGGAACCAACCGCCCCAAGCCGATGTGGGACGTGACCGAGGCCGACTATGACGCCGTTCTCGACCTCAACCTCAAGGCCGCGTTCTTCGTCGCGCAGGCCTGTGCGCGGCGGATGATCGAGACCGGCACGCAAGGCTCGCTCATTCACATGGGCAGCCAGATGGGCCACGTCGGCGGGCCCAACCGGTCGCTCTATTGCGCGAGCAAGTGGGCGCTCGAAGGCATGAACAAGTCCTTCGCTCTCGATCTGGCAACCCACGGCATCCGCTCCAACACCATCGCCCCGACCTTCATCGAAACCCCGCTGACGCAGCCGATGTTCGCGGACCCGGCGTTCAAGGCCAGCGTCCTGTCGAAGATCAAGCTTGGCCGCATCGGCCGGGTCGAGGATCTTATGGGCGCGGTGCTGTTCCTCGCTTCCGATGCCTCGGCATTGATGACCGGAACCAGCCTTGTCGTCGACGGCGGCTGGACCGCAGAATAGGACTACCACCGATGTTCGAACCCTTCCCCGGAAACTACGTCTGGAACCTTGGCATCAACCTTGCGCTGATCGCGGGCGGGAACCATGGCGAACTAGACGAGGTCTGCCGCCCGGTGCGCGAAGCGGCCAAGGCCGGCGCCGATGCCGGTTCCGCGCTTCTGTTCGATAGCTGGATCGCGGTGGCCGACCAGGTCACCCGGAATGCCGAACGGGACGAGGCCGAGGGCTTCCTCCTGTCAGCCGGAGCCAAGTACCTGCGCGCCTCGGGCTATTACCTCGGCGCGGAACGGCTCCAGAGCCGCGACTATGCCCCGCGCTGGGTGGCCTACGACAAGGGCCTCGAACTCTATCACAAGGGCAGCGCGCTTTCCGGGCTCCATGTCGACAAGGTCGAGATTCCCTACGAGGGTTCGAGCTATCCCGCGATCTTCGTCCACGACGGATCGGGCACGCCGCGCCCGACGCTGGTTTCGGTCAACGGTCTCGATTCGATGAAGGAACAGGTCAACATGGCCGGCCACGGCGCGGTCAACCTCGCGCGGGGCATGAACACGCTGTTTCTTGACCAGCCCGGCACCGGCGAGGCGATCCGCAAGCGCAACCTGCCCGCGGTCTTCGACGCGGAACGCTGGGGCAGCCCGGCCTTCGACTACCTGCTTACCCGCAGCGACGTGATCCATTCGCAGATCGGCATCTTCGGCCTATCGTTCGGCGGCTACCACGCCCCGCGCATCGCCGCGAACGACCCGCGCTATGCACTTTGCGCCGTCATGGGCGCCAACCACGTCTGGGGCCAGCGCCAGCGCGAACGCGTCGCCAACGAGGGCGAGAACCCAGTGCCGCACTACTGGGATCACGTCATGTGGGTCTTCGGGATAGACGACCAGGCGGCCTTCCTCGAATATGCCGACCAGATCACGCTGGACGGGCAGGTAGAGAAGATCCGCGTGCCGTTCCTCATCACCCACGGCGAGAACGACCGCCAGATTCCGGCCTACAACGCGCAGATGAGCTACGACCAGGCAGTGAACAGTCCCAAGCGCACCCTGCGCATCTTCACCCGGGCCGATT
This window of the Novosphingobium aromaticivorans DSM 12444 genome carries:
- a CDS encoding SDR family NAD(P)-dependent oxidoreductase, giving the protein MNALFDLSGKAAIVTGSTRGIGRAIAEALVAAGARVVISSEDAADTARVAAELGMPGCACDVADDLQLAALVEFSLASLGRLDVLVCNAGITGKAGPFAEIDMDDYARVMAINLRSQVVMCNLALPHIAAGGGGAAILVASLSALRGNGRINAYALAKAGVAQLARNLAVEWGPRAVRVNAVSPGFIATELSGPLLADEGFMARRMSMTPLRRPGTPAEVAGAAVFLASPAGGFVTGHNLVVDGGTLVTDGS
- a CDS encoding SDR family NAD(P)-dependent oxidoreductase is translated as MTALPRTPSFRLDGRRALVTGAGRGIGLAMATALAEAGAAVTLVARSAGEIEAAAAAIGNGAVAATLDVSDLDAVAAFFTAREPFHVLVNNAGTNRPKPMWDVTEADYDAVLDLNLKAAFFVAQACARRMIETGTQGSLIHMGSQMGHVGGPNRSLYCASKWALEGMNKSFALDLATHGIRSNTIAPTFIETPLTQPMFADPAFKASVLSKIKLGRIGRVEDLMGAVLFLASDASALMTGTSLVVDGGWTAE
- a CDS encoding fumarylacetoacetate hydrolase family protein; translated protein: MRLATLRDGTKDGRLVVVSPDGTACAPAPVTTLQQALEDWVEVEPALRAIAAFPDVLDPAQVMAPLPRAWQWLDGSAFQSHGDLMDAVLGITKPRTDVPLMYQGTSDRFYGPTDDVKFPDEALGIDFEGEFGVIVDAVPMGTSAADAMGHIRLVVQINDWSLRTLAGPEMKTGFGWVQAKPPCGMAPFAVTPEELGDSWHNGRVCLDLEVDWNGRRFGAANGEPMGHGFHELVAHAARTRDLVAGTVIGSGTVSNANFREIGSSCIAERRGIEVIDLGEPKTEFMRFGDTVRMEAVDASGRAPFGAIEQKVVKA
- the hisD gene encoding histidinol dehydrogenase yields the protein MAIWLKRGAAADVKAQSDRKVRDIVEAALADIEQRGDDAVREMSVKFDGWDRDDYRLSQAEIDAAVDSLSPQERKDIEFAQAQVRNFAQIQRESVKDVEVETMPGVVLGHRNVPIQAAGCYVPGGKYPLLASAHMSVITAKVAGVPRVITCAPPFQGKPARAIVAAQAMAGADAIYALGGIQAIGAMAIGTQSIDPVDILVGPGNAFVAEAKRQLFGRVGIDLFAGPTETLIIADEIGCDPEMAATDILGQVEHGPDSPGVLLTNSEKLARETMAEIERLLRILPTADHARKAWETFGEVIVAESYEEMVRIADDIASEHVQVMTADPDYFLNNMTNYGALFLGPRTNVSFGDKVIGTNHTLPTKKAARYTGGLWVGKFLKTCTYQKVLTDEASALVGEYCSRLCALEGFAGHGEQANLRVRRYGGRNVPYAGQAEPSELTRA
- a CDS encoding alpha/beta hydrolase, which translates into the protein MFEPFPGNYVWNLGINLALIAGGNHGELDEVCRPVREAAKAGADAGSALLFDSWIAVADQVTRNAERDEAEGFLLSAGAKYLRASGYYLGAERLQSRDYAPRWVAYDKGLELYHKGSALSGLHVDKVEIPYEGSSYPAIFVHDGSGTPRPTLVSVNGLDSMKEQVNMAGHGAVNLARGMNTLFLDQPGTGEAIRKRNLPAVFDAERWGSPAFDYLLTRSDVIHSQIGIFGLSFGGYHAPRIAANDPRYALCAVMGANHVWGQRQRERVANEGENPVPHYWDHVMWVFGIDDQAAFLEYADQITLDGQVEKIRVPFLITHGENDRQIPAYNAQMSYDQAVNSPKRTLRIFTRADFEVEHCGADNGTGMRDYIADWCAQTFAEMAGNKG
- a CDS encoding cupin domain-containing protein encodes the protein MSEALSDSGLPPVQRVVTGHDAHGRAVFKSEDVTPTRMIPSGDASFLLVWTTATVPADNNDETDGRQREAGLTLDGGSVIRVVDMLPGKESPMHRTNSIDYGIVLEGEIELELDDGAKRTVRQGGIIVQRGTNHLWRNTTDKPCRIAFILIEAPAYLHNGQPLPEDKPDHK